The following is a genomic window from Theobroma cacao cultivar B97-61/B2 chromosome 10, Criollo_cocoa_genome_V2, whole genome shotgun sequence.
CTCGAATCCACTATCTCACGTCCTCTTTCTGCACATAGCACTAATTATTTTTGCATCAGATTTGGGTTTGATTGCAATTTGGATGACAAGATTTTTGTGAAGGTTAGTCACTATACCCAGTTGGAATCTATATATCAAATTCATTTATACAGTCTAAATATGAGTTCCTAGAAAGAAATTCCTCATCCTAACGTCGTTATTACTCCTGTATTGTTTAACACTTACATGAATGGAATTTATCATTGGGAAGTGAtgggtgatgatggtggttaTCCTTTCTTTCGACATGGCTAAAGAAGTTTTCTCAACATTACCCTTATGTCTAATGTTGAGTGTTCGTGGTGTATTGCTTCTTTTAGTGACGCTCTTGCTACAATTGTTCATTCAAGAAGAGGCATGGAAAAATGCTATGACATATGGGTCTTGAATGAATATTCATGGCCTAAACAACTGACGATTGGGCCTATTCTTGGAGTCAGGAGGCCGTTGGCattttggaatattggaaaaTTGCTTCTGGAAAGTGAAAATCATAAACTAGTCATGTTTGATCCCTGCACTGGAGAGCTTCAAGATTTTGGAATCCACACACCTAAGTACACAATGCAGCTAGTTGTTATCTGGGGAAGTTCAGAGCATGAGGCAAAAATAACACGTCAAGTGCAGTTGTAAGTGTAGAATTTAGTTGGCAACGTTGCAATAATATTGTAGTGAGAATGTTATTGAGAATTTAGTTGGTCAATAATCTTAATgaccaaaaacaaaactaaaagAGATAAGAATAAATTTCTTATGGTATATTTCATTTGTTGGACAGATTGGAAAAGCATAGGCATATACAGCCATTGTCAATGAGGCTACATCAAGCTACTTAAATTATACCATGACTTTGTTGTATCTACATGGATGCTTTGCTGCTTTCACCATTAGCTTTCTTTgaatcattttcctttttctgtgCTTTGTAGGTGGATTAATAGTTTATCATTATTTGTCAACCAATAAACATGTAATTAATTAAGGAATGGTCATTAACTTTGCAGATTCCAAGGTATCTCTAATCGGAGTCCAAGTATGTATGCTCTTTGCCCCATCATTGTGCTTCCACTAATTAACATTATTAGTGTGCTATtgattaaatcaattcaaaaccTCCCCCCTTTTCAAAGGCAAAAGATTTCGAATGGCCCATTGCCTAATTAAAAGCTGCAGAAATAAGATTCCTAACCCTTGTACTAATAACAAGTCTAACATGAGTAGATAAGGGCACCTTTCTTAATCATTTCTATCTCTTTCAACAGATAGCTATATCTGCATTAATTTGGCGAAGGCGTACCCGACATGGCATGATACTTGTTCGTCAGTCatagttaatttttttctttctataaaatacttttcaTCAGTTTCAAAAATCCAAAAGTCATCAATATagtaattgaaaaaatattaaataatgtatcaatctaaatttattaatttctataATACCGCACTGAATCTGTAGTTAGATGGCAGCAGATTCAAGCCAATTGTGAAactgtatatatgtatatatacatatatatatatatgtatgtatgtaaatatgtaaatatgaATGTATGCATTCATTTTGAAAGATAAGAATTCATTTTGAAACCAGGGGAGTGCCTTAGTAAAAAGAGGCGCCTCCCATGATCATAACAAAAAAACTGGTGCTGAAACAAAAACCTGGCAGCAGTAGAACAATAATTACAAGCTGCAACCCATTGCACCAAGCACCCAGCGCTAGATCCAATACAGCATTGCGAGGGACCATGGTtcatctttaaatttatccgaaacaatattttcttaaaacccTATTCATGATtcatcataaatatattttatttttaaatttatgaattaaaacCTCTCATTTACCACATTCGATTGAATCTTAGTTGtatacaatatttataaagctCTAACATAtctatctttcttttctcattaaatttatttaaattaataaaaaattatttttctatttatttattcatcaACATAATGATCATGCAGAGTACTAACTTAATTTGACACAAACACTTATTAAATTGAGTATTTTAGTGTGAATGCAATtcctttcattattttatttttttattaaatttaataaatatattagcCCAAACCTAGTTGTACCAATCTTAAGGCTTTATAGAAAAGCTGAGGGTTTTAAAGTTTACTTGGCGGCATGATCTTTGTTGGTTGTTGATGTATCCTTTGAGTTGAAGTCATCAAGTCTTAATCCTTTGTCTTAgataaaaaaggaagaattgCTACATGTCGATGCCAATTACCGACAATGAATTATCAGAAATTTTGGTGATGGAAATTCTTTTGAGGCTTCCTGTTAAATCCCTGATGAGATTCAAGTGCGTTTGCAAATCTTGGTACTCTTCTTTTCAAACCTCTTATTTTATCACCAACCATAGAAACAACCTCAATCTCTTCTTCAAGGGTTTTGACAAGGTCCCTTACTTGTCTCTGCTTTCAACTGAAACGGAAATTAAGAAACATGATGAACAAGACGTCAGGTTTAATCTAAAAGTCAAAGAGAAAATCCATATGCCTGTTTCTATCTGTAATAGTTGGCGACTCACAGTGTCTGGTCCATGTAATGGCTTGCTTTGTTTGCATGATGGTTATACAATTACCCTTTGGAATCCTTCCACAAGAGAAGTTAAGCTTCTTCCTGAATCCCCTACTCCTTCCACTGATTacacttattttttttgcattGGGTTCGGGTTTGATCGCAAGTTTGATGATTACAAGATTTTAGTGAAGGTTATTCATTGTGTTTGGTCGAAATCTACATCTCAGATTTATTTATACAGCCTAAATACAAATTCCTGGAGAGAACTTCCTCATCCCAACGTCTTTATTGATCCTTTCTTGTTTAACACTTACATAAACGGCATTTATTATTGGAAAGTGACTAGTGATGACGATAGTTATTTGATCCTTTCTTTCGACATGGCTGAAGAAGTTTTCTCGACATTACCCTTGTTGAATTTTGGTATGTCTAATGCTAGGTGTTTGTGGTGTATTGCTCCCTTTAATGAAGCTCTTGCTACAATTGTTCATCCAACGGAAGGCATGGAAAAATGCTATGACATATGGGTCTTGAATGGATATTCATGGACTAAACAACTTACAATTGGTCCTATTCTTGGAGTCGAGAGGCCGTTGGCATTATGGAAGAATGGAGAATTGTTTTTGCTAAGTGAAAACAATACATTAGTCATGTTTGATCCCTGTACTGGAGAGCTTCACGATTTTGGAATCCACATGTCTAAGTACACAATGCGGCTAGTCGTTTATGCTGAAAGCATTATTCCAATCAAGGGAATTTCAGAGTATGATGCAAAACTAACTCGTCAAGTGCTGCTGTAAGTGTAGAATTTAGTTGGCAATGCTTCaataattttgtttcaaaGGAAGAGAGTAGTATTCAATGCATTTATTGTGTTTATTAAATACTATTGATTTTGGtagtaaaatcaaaatatgattCGCTTTGCACTAAAAAACATTCTGATACATCATAGATCTGATAATtgtccaatttttttatttagcaTTACTGGCGTTAATATTAGTAGCATTAATATTGGTAGATTTTTGTATTGTGGGCTGCTTTTGGGTTTTGTGTGATAAAGCAATAGATACGATTGTACTAAACTGTATAGTGTTACATAGTATGTGTTGCAGTTGCAGTTGCAGGAATCATGAGCTGCTCACTCCAAGTATAGTGTGAAGGGACTGTCCAAGGCTGCTGAGACAAGCTTCTATCGTCCTCCCTAAGAAtgtcaaaagaataacaacttgagaaaagaatttaaagaaacaaaaaatgggAGAGAGATCAGCAACgttgatttattaaatactAGTGTTTATCGTACACAAGCATGCTGGCAAAATCTATAGAAGGAGAgaaattcatctttaaattcCAAAACTTATGACTTCAACAACATGCTTGTGTAGTCATCGTACAAAAGAGAGTTAACTTTGCAACCTCAAAACTTTCAATAAAAGTTCTTATGTGAAATGAtcttcatttatatatattgctCAGTCAATACAGATTCACTTcattaattgataaaaatatataaaagtttaGCGAGGCCAAGATAGAACATGCCAATGGCCATAACACTATGTCCGTACAAACAACGCCCATACTATTTCTGCAGAAAATTTAAGAtgaccaaaaaaaatttcttaatattaatattttcgaTCTTGACCAACAAAAAAAAGCTGAGTGTTGATAAAATGTATGTACATATTTTGATTTGTACACAGTAGGTAGAGGACATGGCATGCAGTCTCCATTGACAGTAGGGCTATCAGACTGGAGCAATTGCCCTGAGTTGGGACTTCTCGGGGAAACATTAGGAGCAGCGGATTTCTTACCGTCAGGCTCAGTTCTGGTCATGCAACAATCCTCTCCTCTCCCTAATGCACCGAAGAAGATCGTGAGCTCTGCTCGGAAGAAAGGGTTGTTTAAGACTAGTGGGCAACCGTCGGCTGTACCATTTGTTAATCATAGAAAAGCAGATGATTATTATTGATCATATTATTCGAAATGATAACAATTAAGCTTTCATTTTGGTATTTAGCTATGTCGCAGGAGCCAGTACTAACTTTATAATTCCTTTTgttccaaagaaaaaaaaatgaaatgatgtcaAAGGATAACCTGTATACTAgaatgataattaaaaatgaagattACATATCTCAATATTcgatatttaaaaaaaaaattccatatataatatgtatctcaattaaattaaatgcaATTAAAGAATGAACTAATCAATAATACTATTTGCAAGTTATAAGATCACGTGTTAATTCgagtaaattttttaatgaaatgtaACATCGATTCGCTTTGCATTAAAGAAACAGAAGGAACAAAACATTTAGCCCTCAAGTTAATACATGgagattttgttttgttatacCTTAGTCCTATTATAACATTCCAAAATCAAGAtcttgattattattattattattatttgtattaatgtgtcaaaataataaatagcaCCTAACAATTTAACTTGATGACAAGGCATCAAATCCAATTTTAGCCAATTCTTATCAATATTTAGCTagattttgtatttttttttatctttttttgtataatttgCTGATTTTAActctaattaaaaaatgaattagttaaaattaattaaaattagtaTGACGTATGATTTCTTTTAAACcgaaaaaatttttgaaaggttAAGAAAATTTGGTTCGTATTGTTGACCATCaaattgaatgagatttactaattaatgataatatgtatatatatatatatatatatatatatatatatattatacacTATCAAGAGCTATAAGGGGGGATTGGGAATTCTAGTTTTGACACCAACCTTTTCGTAAAAAACCCAAcaaaaattcatcaaaatatttcaatgaaaaattattgtatttttttaacatatataaaaatatagacTGTTAGGTTatgaaatgccccatactttgatatggtgctAAATAAAGTTGGTCAAATGCGAattaaggcataataaggaactttaggAACCAAAGagataagataaaatttttaaaataaaataatattttattaataaaataatattaaaatattaatatttagtcggATGTCAAAATCAgacatgaagaaggatcatatggttgatccaagtaggggaaaagatgtcaagcctgactctataaaatacttgtcatgacatacatgtgatggatagcatgtttgcatgataggagagtcccgaaaaaaatttacaaaagtcggtattgtacctaaaggtacaacaaagttgatttaagccttgaactagatcaaatagagaatttaagatgaaattaagaatattaaagtcccagaatggtttaatatggtgatttggagttcgaggatcaatttggagtcaaattagaattttcactatctaggggtaaaatggtcatttgccacctgagaacaaaatggaaatttttaaaaaagattttttaccccatttgacttattggagtatgatttgaggattaataagtgaaaaaattttattcttggtatttttcaaagcataggggcaaaatggtaattttgccaccctagaggcaaaacaataatttttcaccaccaggacatttgtccagcacatggtcttcccttattcTCATTTTGACCAGTGACTAATTGTGtagtggagataaaaaggattaaaattttttaagttttaaaaacgggccaatgacatgatgccacgtgtcatgcctttattaatttattattttcctttttaaaaggcacaaaaatcagcccatctgTAAAGCTCGACTTtgtaaaatacttgtcatgacatacatgtgatgatagcatgattgcatgctaggagagtctcgaaaaatttacaaaaataggtattgtacctagaggtataacaaagttgatttaagcctcgaactagatcaaatagagaatttgagatgaaattaaggatattaaagtaccagaatggtttaatatggtgatttggagttcgaggatcaatttggagtcaaaccggaattttcactatccaaggacaaaatagtcatttgccacctggggacaaaatgaaaatttttagaaaagattttttgatcccatttgacttattagagtatgatttgagtattggagtatgatttgaggttaagaagtgaaaacaAATTGTAATTCCGGTATTTTTtagagcataggggtaaaatggtaattttaccaccccagaggcaaaagtgtaattttacaccactaTGACATTTTTCAAGCTCCAGAATTctacctattattattttatgctatGGATAAATATTAGAGCAtttgtggtggtgagaaaaggcttaaaaattaagttaaaataagTGGACCAATAAaaaggtgacatgtgtcaaaaatttaatatttttatattaccATTTAAAAACCAGCCCACACTCTTCCACTCAGCATTTCAAGGCCGACCAGCACCtgcagaaaagagaagaaaagaaaagaaaaaccctaggGTGGAAAAGCTAAGGAAAAATTgttgaattttcaagaaattgctgactaaaggtaagatttttaatattaagcttgaaattcatcttgcccatgcattcttttccattttccatgaattaaattcaagttttcatgagggGCAATATGCTGGccaaatttagagagagaaagttggtgacgaatttagttgaatttcaaagtaatttagtgtttttaggtgtttAGTTACATTTAGTATgaaaattaagcaagaaatcCACATGCCCATTATAGAACCTACCTTGGCTGAATTTTATGGGTGAGGATTAATGATGAATTTAgttgtttttcatgccattTAGATGTATTTGGTGCTTAGGAATACCGAAAATCGAAAACAGGTACCGAAAAATTTTACTCACGTTAGTTAGCAATTTGCACCATAATGAAAGATATTTTGGTAATTGCACTTAGAATAGATTTTTATTGAAGTGTGTGGAATTTTGGGGAGTACTGGAAgtgtaataaattaattggaatCGAATTGGACTTTTAGACCGATTAAATAGTGTATAGTGCGCGATAGGCCGAACACCTCCCATTTCAttgcatgcattcatatagaacATAGAATAGTTTTGTGACAATTTAGCATAAGTATATTTAATTTCCTGTTAcacattatgtataggtggtgagccctcagATAAGGGCAAAGGTATTgcacccgaggatcaagaataaGAGTGTTGTAAATTCCCGTCAAAGTGAGTAACCACTGTTCATCTTATCNNNNNNNNNNNNNNNNNNNNNNNNNNNNNNNNNNNNNNNNNNNNNNNNNNNNNNNNNNNNNNNNNNNNNNNNNNNNNNNNNNNNNNNNNNNNNNNNNNNNNNNNNNNNNNNNNNNNNNNNNNNNNNNNNNNNNNNNNNNNNNNNNNNNNNNNNNNNNNNNNNNNNNNNNNNNNNNNNNNNNNNNNNNNNNNNNNNNNNNNNNNNNNNNNNNNNNNNNNNNNNNNNNNNNNNNNNNNNNNNNNNNNNNNNNNNNNNNNNNNNNNNNNNNNNNNNNNNNNNNNNNNNNNNNNNNNNNNNNNNNNNNNNNNNNNNNNNNNNNNNNNNNNNNNNNNNNNNNNNNNNNNNNNNNNNNNNNNNNNNNNNNNNNNNNNNNNNNNNNNNNNNNNNNNNNNNNNNNNNNNNNNNNNNNNNNNNNNNNNNNNNNNNNNNNNNNNNNNNNNNNNNNNNNNNNNNNNNNNNNNNNNNNNNNNNNNNNNNNNNNNNNNNNNNNNNNNNNNNNNNNNNNNNNNNNNNNNNNNNNNNNNNNNNNNNNNNNNNNNNNNNNNNNNNNNNNNNNNNNNNNNNNNNNNNNNNNNNNNNNNNNNNNNNNNNNNNNNNNNNNNNNNNNNNNNNNNNNNNNNNNNNNNNNNNNNNNNNNNNNNNNNNNNNNNNNNNNNNNNNNNNNNNNNNNNNNNNNNNNNNNNNNNNNNNNNNNNNNNNNNNNNNNNNNNNNNNNNNNNNNNNNNNNNNNNNNNNNNNNNNNNNNNNNNNNNNNNNNNNNNNNNNNNNNNNNNNNNNNNNNNNNNNNNNNNNNNNNNNNNNNNNNNNNNNNNNNNNNNNNNNNNNNNNNNNNNNNNNNNNNNNNNNNNNNNNNNNNNNNNNNNNNNNNNNNNNNNNNNNNNNNNNNNNNNNNNNNNNNNNNNNNNNNNNNNNNNNNNNNNNNNNNNNNNNNNNNNNNNNNNNNNNNNNNNNNNNNNNNNNNNNNNNNNNNNNNNNNNNNNNNNNNNNNNNNNNNNNNNNNNNNNNNNNNNNNNNNNNNNNNNNNNNNNNNNNNNNNNNNNNNNNNNNNNNNNNNNNNNNNNNNNNNNNNNNNNNNNNNNNNNNNNNNNNNNNNNNNNNNNNNNNNNNNNNNNNNNNNNNNNNNNNNNNNNNNNNNNNNNNNNNNNNNNNNNNNNNNNNNNNNNNNNNNNNNNNNNNNNNNNNNNNNNNNNNNNNNNNNNNNNNNNNNNNNNNNNNNNNNNNNNNNNNNNNNNNNNNNNNNNNNNNNNNNNNNNNNNNNNNNNNNNNNNNNNNNNNNNNNNNNNNNNNNNNNNNNNNNNNNNNNNNNNNNNNNNNNNNNNNNNNNNNNNNNNNNNNNNNNNNNNNNNNNNNNNNNNNNNNNNNNNNNNNNNNNNNNNNNNNNNNNNNNNNNNNNNNNNNNNNNNNNNNNNNNNNNNNNNNNNNNNNNNNNNNNNNNNNNNNNNNNNNNNNNNNNNNNNNNNNNNNNNNNNNNNNNNNNNNNNNNNNNNNNNNNNNNNNNNNNNNNNNNNNNNNNNNNNNNNNNN
Proteins encoded in this region:
- the LOC108663666 gene encoding F-box/kelch-repeat protein At3g23880-like, whose translation is MSMPITDNELSEILVMEILLRLPVKSLMRFKCVCKSWYSSFQTSYFITNHRNNLNLFFKGFDKVPYLSLLSTETEIKKHDEQDVRFNLKVKEKIHMPVSICNSWRLTVSGPCNGLLCLHDGYTITLWNPSTREVKLLPESPTPSTDYTYFFCIGFGFDRKFDDYKILVKVIHCVWSKSTSQIYLYSLNTNSWRELPHPNVFIDPFLFNTYINGIYYWKVTSDDDSYLILSFDMAEEVFSTLPLLNFGMSNARCLWCIAPFNEALATIVHPTEGMEKCYDIWVLNGYSWTKQLTIGPILGVERPLALWKNGELFLLSENNTLVMFDPCTGELHDFGIHMSKYTMRLVVYAESIIPIKGISEYDAKLTRQVLL